GTATCTTTGGCGGAAAGTTTTCCGGCAGCGAGCATAGCTATTGAAATGGCAGGATTAATGTGGCATCCTGAAATTGGCCCTATAGTATAGACCATTACCAAAACAGCAAATCCGAAGGCTAGGGCAATTCCTAAAACTCCAATACCAACAGGACCAGATTGGGTTACGCTGGCTATAGTAGCTGCACCGCAACCAAATAAAACTAATGCGAAAGTGCCGAGAGCTTCGGCAAAATACTTTTTTGATGCATTCATAATCAAATATTTAAGTATTTAGACTATTTAAATTTAAGAAAAGGAATGACCTAAAAATGATTTGTTAAAAAGGATGAAGAAAATGTTGATAACGTATTATGTCCTGTCGGAATTTAGCCACTTCGGTAACTGGGGTGGTTTGAAATTTTCCATTTTCTCAAGAAGAATTTGTGTATTGGAATCAACCAAAAGTAGATTGTAGTTGTCCATGGAAAGAAAGCCTTTGCGCACCATGGTTTCGAGCATTTTAATAAGATCATTATAAAACCCGTTGATATTGAGTAAGCCTATGGGTTTTTGGTGTAGCCCCAACTGAAGCCAGGTAATGATCTCAAAAAGTTCTTCCAAGGTGCCCATACCGCCTGGGAGTGCTATAAAGCCATCGCTCTGCTCTTGCATTTTTAGCTTGCGCTCGTGCATATTTTCTGTAGTAATGAGTTCGGTAAGCCCTAAATGGACCACTTCTTTCTTTTTTAGGAAATTGGGGATGATGCCGATAACATTTCCATTATTGTCCAGAACGCTCTTGGCGATGGTGCCCATTACGCCTATTTTGGCAGCGCCGTAAACCAAAGTGATGTTTCGCTCGGCAAAGCTTTCGCCCAGTCTTACAGCGGTATCGGTTATCGCGAGATCGTTGCCGTCGCTACTGCCGCAGAAAACGCATATTTTATCTAGCTGGTTCATTTAGGTTACATTTTATCATCCTATCCTTTCCAAAGATGTCTTTTTTTACTTGCATGTTTTTAAATCCTTGGCCTTCTAAAAGCGTGGTCAATTCAAAAGCAAGATACTCATTAATCTCGAAAAATAGTTTGCCGTTTTGGTTTAAATGGTTTTTTGCCAAGGAGGCAATTTTTTCATAAAAAAGAAATGGGTCTTCATTACTGACGTACAGTGCGGAAGGCGGTTCATATTTTAAAACGTTTTGCTGCATCTGTTTTTTTTCCAATTCGCGGACGTAGGGCGGGTTTGAGATTATGACGTCATATTTCTTTGGAAGTGTTTTCGTTTTTAAAATATCCATTTGGATAAAGTCAACTTCTACTTTATTTATTTCAGCGTTTTGTTGTGCAATTTTTAAGGCTTCTTCTGAAATGTCCAACGCCGAGGCTTTTGCATTGGGAAGATTTTTGGCAAGTGAAATTGCGATGCAACCGCTGCCGGTGCCGATGTCGAGAAATTGGTGATTGTTGATTGTTGATTGCTGATTGCTGAATTCTCTATATATCCATTCCACCAACTCCTCTGTTTCCGGGCGGGGAATTAGGGTGTGTTTATTTACTTTAAAAGGCAGGCCGTAAAATTCGGTTTTGCCCGTTATGTATTGAAGGGGTTCGTGATTTTGTAGGCGAAGAATTGCTTTCTGAAATTTTTCGATTTCCGTTTCTGAAACGATTTTTTCAGGGTTTAAAGCGATTTCAATACGGGACAGTTTTAGATATTCTTCAGCAAGAATGTGGAAAAACGATAGTATTTCTTCCGAAGGATATAACCCTTTGAGTGATTCGGCGAAGTGGGTTTTTAATTTTTTTAAAGTCAAAACTACAGTGTTTTCAGCATATGAACTGGGCAGGAATAATGGCCCGTATCGCCCAAGGCGCTATCTATATATTCAAATCCTGCTTGTTTATAAAGTTTCTGGGCGTGGGTCATATACTCCATGGTTTCCAGATATATTTTTTCAAACCCAAATTCGCGGGCTTTTGCCAAACAGAATTCCATCATCTGTGCGCCCACTCCCCTTCCGCGGGCCTGGGGCAGGAAATACATTTTTTGGAGTTCGCAGACGTTGCCTGCGTAGTTGTCTAACTTGGCAACCCCTGCTCCGCCTATTATTTTATTGTTCTCTTCTACCACAAAATAAACAGCCCTCGGTTTTTGGTAGGTTTCAAACATACAATCCAGTGATTTATCGGCATAGGCAGTACCTACTTTTGGCACGTTGAAATCTTCCAATACGTTGCGTATTACCTTGGCTATTTGCGGATTGTCCTTCTTTTCAATAAGACGGATAATTGGTGCGGTCATTCT
The Aequorivita iocasae genome window above contains:
- the prmC gene encoding peptide chain release factor N(5)-glutamine methyltransferase → MTLKKLKTHFAESLKGLYPSEEILSFFHILAEEYLKLSRIEIALNPEKIVSETEIEKFQKAILRLQNHEPLQYITGKTEFYGLPFKVNKHTLIPRPETEELVEWIYREFSNQQSTINNHQFLDIGTGSGCIAISLAKNLPNAKASALDISEEALKIAQQNAEINKVEVDFIQMDILKTKTLPKKYDVIISNPPYVRELEKKQMQQNVLKYEPPSALYVSNEDPFLFYEKIASLAKNHLNQNGKLFFEINEYLAFELTTLLEGQGFKNMQVKKDIFGKDRMIKCNLNEPAR
- a CDS encoding GNAT family N-acetyltransferase, which produces MTAPIIRLIEKKDNPQIAKVIRNVLEDFNVPKVGTAYADKSLDCMFETYQKPRAVYFVVEENNKIIGGAGVAKLDNYAGNVCELQKMYFLPQARGRGVGAQMMEFCLAKAREFGFEKIYLETMEYMTHAQKLYKQAGFEYIDSALGDTGHYSCPVHMLKTL
- a CDS encoding LOG family protein, with translation MNQLDKICVFCGSSDGNDLAITDTAVRLGESFAERNITLVYGAAKIGVMGTIAKSVLDNNGNVIGIIPNFLKKKEVVHLGLTELITTENMHERKLKMQEQSDGFIALPGGMGTLEELFEIITWLQLGLHQKPIGLLNINGFYNDLIKMLETMVRKGFLSMDNYNLLLVDSNTQILLEKMENFKPPQLPKWLNSDRT